In one window of Kitasatospora sp. MMS16-BH015 DNA:
- a CDS encoding nuclear transport factor 2 family protein: protein MSDSPSADASSVQLLTDRVAVIETVDAIFDTCDAKDWAANQALFADKVTVDFTSLAGGEPAEVTAAQLVDGWRAGLHAKKQSFHLVGHHRVTLDGDTAEVHAKGYAHNLLAAELGGGMWEVWGNYAFTLTRTPGGWKATAMTFTAQHTRGDEAVRTHLLP, encoded by the coding sequence ATGTCCGACTCACCGTCAGCTGACGCATCCTCAGTACAGCTGCTCACCGACCGCGTTGCCGTGATCGAGACGGTGGACGCGATCTTCGACACCTGTGACGCCAAGGACTGGGCCGCCAACCAGGCGCTCTTCGCCGACAAGGTCACCGTCGACTTCACCAGCCTGGCCGGCGGCGAGCCCGCCGAGGTCACCGCCGCCCAGCTGGTGGACGGCTGGCGGGCCGGCCTGCACGCGAAGAAGCAGAGCTTCCACCTGGTCGGCCACCACCGCGTCACCCTCGACGGCGACACCGCCGAGGTCCACGCCAAGGGCTACGCCCACAACCTGCTCGCCGCCGAGCTCGGCGGCGGCATGTGGGAGGTCTGGGGCAACTACGCCTTCACCCTCACCCGCACCCCGGGCGGCTGGAAGGCCACCGCGATGACCTTCACCGCCCAGCACACCCGCGGCGACGAGGCCGTCCGCACCCACCTGCTGCCCTGA
- a CDS encoding nucleotidyltransferase family protein translates to MTDSTSPTSRPATAPPAVTQAVILAGGQGSRLRPYTDDRPKPLVEIPGTGTPIVGHQLAWLAEEGVTDAVISCGHLAEVLQEWLDKTDLPLNVRTVVETEPLGRGGGLKHASRALPRPEEPWYATNGDIWTRFSLRDMAAFHHERDAVATLALARPRIPWGAVETDQFGNVLDFIEAPPSPFLINAGLYVFGPAFRELLPDVGDHERTTFPQLARSKQLAGYQLPQGCYWRAIDTAKDLTEAAKELASGAGRATVA, encoded by the coding sequence ATGACCGATTCGACGAGCCCGACCAGCCGTCCCGCCACCGCCCCCCCGGCCGTCACCCAGGCGGTGATCCTGGCCGGCGGCCAGGGCTCCAGGCTGCGCCCGTACACCGACGACCGCCCGAAGCCGCTGGTCGAGATCCCCGGCACGGGGACGCCGATCGTCGGGCACCAGCTCGCCTGGCTCGCCGAGGAGGGCGTCACCGACGCCGTGATCTCCTGCGGCCACCTGGCCGAGGTGCTCCAGGAGTGGCTCGACAAGACCGACCTGCCGCTCAACGTCCGCACGGTCGTCGAGACCGAGCCGCTCGGCCGGGGCGGCGGGCTCAAGCACGCCTCCCGGGCGCTGCCCCGCCCCGAGGAGCCCTGGTACGCCACCAACGGCGACATCTGGACCCGCTTCTCGCTGCGCGACATGGCCGCCTTCCACCACGAGCGGGACGCCGTGGCGACGCTGGCCCTGGCCCGGCCCCGGATCCCCTGGGGCGCCGTGGAGACCGACCAGTTCGGCAACGTCCTCGACTTCATCGAGGCCCCGCCCTCGCCCTTCCTGATCAACGCCGGCCTGTACGTCTTCGGCCCGGCCTTCCGCGAGCTGCTGCCGGACGTGGGCGACCACGAGCGCACCACCTTCCCCCAGCTCGCCCGCAGCAAGCAGCTGGCCGGCTACCAGCTCCCGCAGGGCTGCTACTGGCGCGCGATCGACACCGCCAAGGACCTCACCGAGGCCGCCAAGGAGCTCGCCTCCGGCGCCGGCCGCGCCACCGTGGCCTGA
- a CDS encoding ABC transporter ATP-binding protein: MASVTFDKATRLYPGGTKPAVDALELHVEDGEFLVLVGPSGCGKSTSLRMLAGLEDVNGGAIRIGDRDVTHLPPKDRDIAMVFQNYALYPHMTVADNMGFALKIAGVNKSEIRAKVEEAAKILDLTQYLDRKPKALSGGQRQRVAMGRAIVREPQVFLMDEPLSNLDAKLRVSTRTQIASLQRRLGITTVYVTHDQVEAMTMGDRVAVLKDGLLQQVDSPRNMYDRPANLFVAGFIGSPAMNLVEVPLVDGGVKFGGSVINVSREELAGAGADKTVTVGIRPEHFEIVPAGGVEGVAVTVNVVEELGADGFVYGTTKIGGEDKDIVVRVHGRQIPEKGATVHVVPTGGETHVFSTSTGARLSA; encoded by the coding sequence ATGGCTTCTGTCACGTTCGACAAGGCGACCCGCCTCTACCCGGGCGGCACCAAGCCCGCCGTGGACGCCCTGGAGCTGCACGTCGAGGACGGCGAGTTCCTCGTCCTCGTCGGCCCCTCGGGCTGCGGCAAGTCGACCAGCCTCCGCATGCTGGCCGGCCTGGAGGACGTCAACGGCGGCGCCATCCGGATCGGTGACCGCGACGTCACCCACCTGCCGCCGAAGGACCGGGACATCGCGATGGTGTTCCAGAACTACGCGCTCTACCCGCACATGACCGTCGCCGACAACATGGGCTTCGCCCTGAAGATCGCCGGCGTCAACAAGAGCGAGATCCGCGCCAAGGTGGAGGAGGCCGCGAAGATCCTCGACCTCACCCAGTACCTGGACCGCAAGCCCAAGGCCCTCTCCGGTGGCCAGCGCCAGCGCGTCGCGATGGGCCGCGCGATCGTCCGCGAGCCGCAGGTCTTCCTGATGGACGAGCCGCTGTCGAACCTCGACGCCAAGCTCCGCGTCTCGACCCGCACCCAGATCGCCAGCCTGCAGCGCCGCCTGGGCATCACCACGGTCTACGTCACCCACGACCAGGTCGAGGCCATGACCATGGGCGACCGCGTCGCGGTGCTCAAGGACGGTCTGCTCCAGCAGGTCGACAGCCCGCGCAACATGTACGACCGCCCGGCCAACCTCTTCGTGGCCGGCTTCATCGGCTCGCCCGCGATGAACCTGGTCGAGGTCCCGCTGGTCGACGGCGGCGTGAAGTTCGGCGGCTCGGTCATCAACGTCTCCCGCGAGGAGCTGGCCGGGGCCGGCGCCGACAAGACCGTGACGGTCGGCATCCGTCCGGAGCACTTCGAGATCGTCCCGGCGGGTGGCGTCGAGGGCGTCGCGGTGACGGTCAACGTGGTCGAGGAGCTCGGCGCCGACGGCTTCGTCTACGGCACCACCAAGATCGGCGGCGAGGACAAGGACATCGTCGTGCGCGTGCACGGCCGCCAGATCCCGGAGAAGGGCGCGACCGTCCACGTCGTCCCGACCGGCGGCGAGACCCACGTCTTCTCCACCAGCACCGGCGCCCGCCTCAGCGCCTGA